One genomic region from Solirubrobacterales bacterium encodes:
- a CDS encoding transposase, whose amino-acid sequence SSAERTAALAGWLEFYNFERPHRSLGRKPPGVRLFERNNVLGSYS is encoded by the coding sequence CAGCTCAGCTGAGCGCACGGCGGCGCTTGCTGGCTGGCTTGAGTTCTATAACTTTGAGAGACCACACCGATCTCTCGGTCGCAAGCCGCCCGGCGTGAGGCTATTTGAGAGGAACAACGTGCTCGGGTCTTACAGCTAG